The Desulfuromonas thiophila genome contains the following window.
GATGCTGCCATCCTGTTTTCCGATATTCTGACCCCCATCGAGCCCATGGGCATGGAGCTCGATTTTGTTCCCGGTCCGGTGTTCGCCAAGCCGATCCGCAGCCAGGCCGATGTCGACGCACTGATCGTGCCTGCCGACATGGCTCAGGCCGTACCCTATGTGCCGGCGATCATCCAGCGCCTGCGTAAAGCGTTCGAGGACCGCGTGCCGCTGATCGGTTTCGGTGGTGCGCCCTTTACCCTGGCCTGCTATATGGTCGAAGGCAAGGGCAACAAGGATTTCGCCGCCCTCAAGCAGATGATGTACGGCGATCCGGGCCTGTATCACGCGTTGATGGAAAAGATCACCGAGATGGATTGCCGCTACCTCAACATGCAGATCGCCGCCGGCGCCCAGGCCATCCAGATCTTTGACACCTGGGGTGGGCTGGTGGCACCGCACGATTTTGAGCAGTTCGTGCTGCCCTACACCCAGAAGCTGATTGCCGGACTCAACCGCAAGGACGTGCCGATCATCTATTTCGTCAAGAATTCCGGTACCATGCTGGAGTTGGTCAAGGAAGCCGGCAGCGACGTGATCGGCCTCGACTGGCACATCAATCTTGGCAAGGCGCGCGATATTCTCGGCAATGACGTGGCCG
Protein-coding sequences here:
- the hemE gene encoding uroporphyrinogen decarboxylase; protein product: MATDYNFLKACWGQPVDRVPVWLMRQAGRYLPQYREVRSRGEGTFLDLCKDPERAAEVTIQPIDILGVDAAILFSDILTPIEPMGMELDFVPGPVFAKPIRSQADVDALIVPADMAQAVPYVPAIIQRLRKAFEDRVPLIGFGGAPFTLACYMVEGKGNKDFAALKQMMYGDPGLYHALMEKITEMDCRYLNMQIAAGAQAIQIFDTWGGLVAPHDFEQFVLPYTQKLIAGLNRKDVPIIYFVKNSGTMLELVKEAGSDVIGLDWHINLGKARDILGNDVAVQGNLDPTVLYAPKPYIEKEVQRILDENGGRPGFIFNLGHGILPTVPPGNAIFMVEAVHRLSQK